GCACCTGTACTGCGCGAACGAGGGCGACCCGGTCACCCCCGAGGGCGCCGAGACGATCCTGCGCATGAGCGTCTCCCGCAAGCGCGGCGGTCAGATCGGTCGCTTCGGAGTCGGCGTGAAGTCCGTGCTCTCGGTCAGCGACACGCCTCAGTTCTTCAGCCGCAGCGGCAGCTTCGGTTTCGACCGCGACTGGTCCGCGGCCGAGATCGCCCAGGCCCTCGGCGCCGAAGGCAAGATCGACATGGACACCCCGGTGTTGCGCATGGCGCGCCCGCTCGACGTCGAGCAGGAGCGCGCCGACGACGCGGATCTCGACCGGCTGCTGCGGTGGGCGACGACGGTCGTGCGCCTCCCGCTGCTCCCCGGCGCCGCGGAGCGACTCGCCCGCGACATCAAGGGCCACAAGTCCCGCGATGGTCGAGAGACGGAAGCGTTCCCCTCGCACTTCCAGCTCTTCTCCTCGCACGTCGGACAGGTACTCCTCCACGACGAGCGCAAGCTTCCGCCCGTCCGACGGGACATCTCGGTTGAGCACAACGGCGTCCACCGCACCCTCAAGGAGGTGGCCACCGGCGCGAAGCAGACCGTCGAGGAGTGGAAGGTCTTCACCGTCGCCCACGCGCCCACCGCCGAGGTCGAGGCCAGCGCCGGCGAGCTGCACAACCGTCCTGAACTGGACATCTCCTGGGCCGTGCCCGAGTACACGGTCCGTAACGATCTCTACACCGTGCCCGGGGGCAAGGGCTCGTTCTGGGCGTTCTTCCCCACCAAGTACGAGGTGTCACTGACCGGCATCCTCAACGCCCCGTGGAAGACGAACGAGGACCGTCAACACCTGCTCGACGGCAACCCGTTCAACCGGGAACTGCTGCGCGCCGCGGCCCGTCTGATCGTCGACACCCTGCCCGCGCTCGCGCCCACCGAGGACCCTGCCGCCTACCTGCCGCTGCTTCCCGGCCGCGCCAAGGAGAAGGCCAACTGGGCAGACGAATACTTCCTCCGACAAGTGTGGGCCCTGACGGCCGAACTGCCTTCCCTCCCGGACCAAGACGGCAGGCTGCAGCGCCCCAAGGAGCTCTTCGTACCGCCGGCCAACCTGGAGAAGGAGTGGCTGCGCATCTGGTCCGAGTACGAGGGCCGACCCGCCGGATGGCTCCACCCTTCCGTGGACGCCGACTCCACGGGGCTCCGTCGCGGCAAGGTGAATCACATACTGGACGCCGCCGGGAAGAAGCCCGAGAGCGTCAAGGACTGGCTGGAGGCCCTCGTCGCCGACGGCACCCCGGAGTCCTCGTGTCACGCCATCGAGATCCTCTCCTCCATGGTGATCAAGGACCAGGCCGGCCGCCTGCGCGGCGACTCCGACATCACCGCCGAGGCCCGGCGCGCGAAGATCGTGCTCACCGAGAAGAACGGGATGATGGCCCCCGTCGCGGGCGAGATCTTCCACCGGACCGCAGCCGACTCCCTGCGCGACGACATGGACTACGTCGACTCGCGCATCTCCGAGCGCCCCGAGATGGGGCGGCACCTGCACAACATCGGCATCCGCGTCGCCGACGCACAGGGCCGCTTCGAAGGCGTGCTCGACCAGGGGTTCGCGCACTACGACGACCAGGCGTGGTCCAACTTCTGGCTCCTGCTGCGCAGCGCCGGGGGCAACGCGCAGGTGGACCGCATCCGCGTGAAGGTCCCGAAGTACACGGAGACCCTGCGCGTGCGCACCCTCGACGGTCGCTACCGGCCGATGCGCGACTGCCTGCTGCCCGGACCGGTCGTACCCGCCGACGGAAGCCGTGACGCCTCGATCGCGGTCGACCTCGGGTTCCACGAGGGCGACCGGCCCGTGTTCCGTGATCTCGGCCTCGGCGACCGCCCGACGGTCGGCCACCGACCGGGCAAGGACTGGTGGTTCGAGGAGTACCGGGAGAGCATCCACGAACGGCACCTTCGCTCGCTGCCCCCGAACTCGCCGCGCCCGAACATCTCTCGGCTGACCGTCGAGGGCGCCCCGACGGCGGGGCCGCTGCACCTGCTCCCCGCCCTCTCCGAGGACGGCCGGGCGGCGTTCGTCGCCGCGCTGCCGGAATCCGGGGTCGTGCAGAACTGGAGCAGTCAGTACGGCACCGCAGGCAACTCCCGGCAGGCGATCGTCTCCCCGCTGCGCTGGATGATCTCCAAGCACGGCCTGGTGAAGACGTCCCTGGGGCTGGTCTCGGTCTCGGAGGCCGTCGGTCCGCAGCTCAAGGAGTTCGCCGCGATCCTCCCCGTCGCGGAGATCCGCCCGGAGATCGCCGCGGGGCTGAAAATGCCGACGACGCCGGAGAAGGTCCCCACCGCACGGTGGGGCAAGTTGCTCGAACGAGTGCTGAAGAGCGAGGACGACGTCTTCATCGGGCGGGCCTACGCCCTGCTGCTCCGGGTCGAGTTCGAGTTCCCGGACGGCATCGCCACCCGGTGCAGGGTGGGGACCGTCTGGGAAGAGCGTCCCGATACCGAGATCGCCGTGGCCACCACCGCGGCCGACTTCAACGAGCTCGTCCGCGAACGCCTGCCCGCCCTCCTCGTCGCCGACAAGTCGGACGCGGCGAGCGCGAAGGCGATGGTGGACGAATGGGGCATGCTCAAGGTCTCGGACGTGATCGCCAAGGAGATCTCCCACGTCAAGGCCGGCCCGGCGGTGCCGCTCTTCGACGAGTTCACCACGGTCCGCACCCGGATCGGCAACGGCGGGAGCAGCATCAAGATCCAGCGCTGTTCAGAGCTCGAGCAGATCGTCCGCACGCCCATGGGCGTGAAGCCGAGCCCCCTTCAGCGGGCGCGCAAGGGGCAGACCCTCTACGTCCTGGAGACCCTCGACAGCCTGCAGGTCCTGCGCGCCGCCGACGAGGAGTTCAAGTGGGGATTCGGAGCCAAGGGCTGCGAGCAGGCGCTCGCGCTCCAGGAGCGCCAGACGCAGGACAAGGAGCTCCAGGCTCGGCTGCGCGCGGTGCGGGAGAGCGAGAGCATCATCGACAAGATCGCTCTGCTGATCGGCGAGGAGGCGCTCCGCGGCGAGCTTCCGGCGGGGCTCATGGAGAGCGAGCTCAACGACCAGGGTGCCGAGCCGGACGCGCGCCGGGTGGCGGAGATGGCGTTCAACGCCCATGGTGAGTCGATCCTGCGGGTGCACACGCGTGATCTCGCACTGGAGTTCCCGACCCGCGCCCCGAGTTCCTTCAACGGAAGCGACAAGGCGCTGAGGTTCGTCACCGACCTGGGCTTCCCCGACTCCTTCGCCGGTTCCCGGGTGCCGGCGCTCGACCCCCGATTGGAGGTCGACGGGCCTTCGGAGTTCCCTGCCCTGCACCCGTACCAGGAACAGCTCGCCCAGGCCCTGCTCGGCCTGTTGACGAACCCGGTGCCGCAGCGCGGCATGCTCAGCCTGCCGACCGGCAGTGGCAAGACCCGTGTGACGGCCGAGGGCGTCATCCGCTGGATGCGTGACAGCGACGAGCTGCCCGGCCCCGTCCTCTGGATCGCGCAGACCGAGGAGCTGTGCGAGCAGGCGGTGCAGAGCTGGAGGTTCGTCTGGTCCAAGGTCGGGCCCGAGCTGCCGCTCGTCATCAACCGGCTGTGGACGACCAACGAGGCCACCCCCGTCGACGATCGACCCCACCTCGTCGTCGCCACCGACGCCAAGCTCGACCACTGCCTGGGCACGGACGACTACGCCTGGCTGCGGGATACCGCGTCCCTGGTCATCGTCGACGAGGCCCACACCGCGATGTCCCCGCGGTACACGGAACTGCTCACGCACCTGGATCTGACCCACCACCGGACGAGCCGGCACCTGATCGGGCTCACCGCGACTCCCTACCGGAACAACGAGGAGCTGACGCGGCTGCTCGTACAGCGCTTCGGCAACCGGCTCGACACCGGCGTGTTCGACGGCGATCTCGCCGATGCGATCCGGCAGTTGCAGGACATCGGCGTGCTGGCTCAGGTCAGGCACCGGGAGCTCCACGGTGGCGAGATCGTACTGACGCCCGACGAGCTGAAGCGGTCCGAGCAGTTCGCCACGCTGCCCAAGGGCGCCGAACAGCGGCTCGCCGACGACCACGACCGCAACCAGCGCATCGTCGACGAGATCGCCGCGATGCCGCACGACTGGCCCGTCCTGGTGTTCGCCACTTCGGTGGCACACGCCAAGTTCCTCGCCGCGAAGCTCGGTGACCGGGAGATCAAGGCAGCCGCGATCGACTCGGCCACGCCCACGGCCGAGCGGCGCAAGCGGATCGACGACTTCCGAAAGGGTCGCATCCAGGTGCTCACGAACTATGGCGTGCTCACCCAGGGCTTCGACGCGCCGGCCACCCGCGTCGTGGTCGTCGCCCGGCCGACCTACAGCCCGAACGTCTACCAGCAGATGATCGGACGCGGCCTGCGCGGGCCGAAGAACGGCGGCAAGCAGACCTGCCTGATCCTCAACGTGCGCGACAACATCACCAACTTCGGCGAGGAGCTCGCCTTCACCGAGTTCGAGTACCTGTGGAGTGAGAACCGATGAGTTCACCGGTACTGGCACAGCACCGGCTCACAGCCGAGCAGCAATCCGTGGTGGACCAGCCCTGGGACGCCCGCGTTCTGGTCACGGCCGGAGCCGGGGCAGGCAAGACCCACACCCTGGTGCGACGGCTCGACGCGCTGGTGGAACGGGAGGAGTTGGAGGCCGGGGAGATCCTGGTGCTCAGCTTCTCCCGGGCGGCCGTGCGCGAACTGACCGAGCGGATCGAACGGCACGCCTCCGCGGCGCAGCGGGTTCGGGCCCAGACGTTCGACTCCTGGGCGTCGTCCTTGCTGACCCGCGCCTACCCCGACACCGATTGGCGCGCCTACACCTTCGACGAGCGC
This genomic window from Streptomyces sp. NBC_01351 contains:
- a CDS encoding DEAD/DEAH box helicase, encoding MADRQFADPSLSPVIATVLRQSSVVLQTYKVDPGLVQEHANGERRITQGGYGERQLFELVQNAADEIAASPGGKLHVVLTDRHLYCANEGDPVTPEGAETILRMSVSRKRGGQIGRFGVGVKSVLSVSDTPQFFSRSGSFGFDRDWSAAEIAQALGAEGKIDMDTPVLRMARPLDVEQERADDADLDRLLRWATTVVRLPLLPGAAERLARDIKGHKSRDGRETEAFPSHFQLFSSHVGQVLLHDERKLPPVRRDISVEHNGVHRTLKEVATGAKQTVEEWKVFTVAHAPTAEVEASAGELHNRPELDISWAVPEYTVRNDLYTVPGGKGSFWAFFPTKYEVSLTGILNAPWKTNEDRQHLLDGNPFNRELLRAAARLIVDTLPALAPTEDPAAYLPLLPGRAKEKANWADEYFLRQVWALTAELPSLPDQDGRLQRPKELFVPPANLEKEWLRIWSEYEGRPAGWLHPSVDADSTGLRRGKVNHILDAAGKKPESVKDWLEALVADGTPESSCHAIEILSSMVIKDQAGRLRGDSDITAEARRAKIVLTEKNGMMAPVAGEIFHRTAADSLRDDMDYVDSRISERPEMGRHLHNIGIRVADAQGRFEGVLDQGFAHYDDQAWSNFWLLLRSAGGNAQVDRIRVKVPKYTETLRVRTLDGRYRPMRDCLLPGPVVPADGSRDASIAVDLGFHEGDRPVFRDLGLGDRPTVGHRPGKDWWFEEYRESIHERHLRSLPPNSPRPNISRLTVEGAPTAGPLHLLPALSEDGRAAFVAALPESGVVQNWSSQYGTAGNSRQAIVSPLRWMISKHGLVKTSLGLVSVSEAVGPQLKEFAAILPVAEIRPEIAAGLKMPTTPEKVPTARWGKLLERVLKSEDDVFIGRAYALLLRVEFEFPDGIATRCRVGTVWEERPDTEIAVATTAADFNELVRERLPALLVADKSDAASAKAMVDEWGMLKVSDVIAKEISHVKAGPAVPLFDEFTTVRTRIGNGGSSIKIQRCSELEQIVRTPMGVKPSPLQRARKGQTLYVLETLDSLQVLRAADEEFKWGFGAKGCEQALALQERQTQDKELQARLRAVRESESIIDKIALLIGEEALRGELPAGLMESELNDQGAEPDARRVAEMAFNAHGESILRVHTRDLALEFPTRAPSSFNGSDKALRFVTDLGFPDSFAGSRVPALDPRLEVDGPSEFPALHPYQEQLAQALLGLLTNPVPQRGMLSLPTGSGKTRVTAEGVIRWMRDSDELPGPVLWIAQTEELCEQAVQSWRFVWSKVGPELPLVINRLWTTNEATPVDDRPHLVVATDAKLDHCLGTDDYAWLRDTASLVIVDEAHTAMSPRYTELLTHLDLTHHRTSRHLIGLTATPYRNNEELTRLLVQRFGNRLDTGVFDGDLADAIRQLQDIGVLAQVRHRELHGGEIVLTPDELKRSEQFATLPKGAEQRLADDHDRNQRIVDEIAAMPHDWPVLVFATSVAHAKFLAAKLGDREIKAAAIDSATPTAERRKRIDDFRKGRIQVLTNYGVLTQGFDAPATRVVVVARPTYSPNVYQQMIGRGLRGPKNGGKQTCLILNVRDNITNFGEELAFTEFEYLWSENR